The Aureitalea marina genome includes a window with the following:
- a CDS encoding TonB-dependent receptor has product MKRLLLLVCLLASFVAFSQGTLTGNVVDTDLGGPLNGANVLESGTSNGTISDFDGNFTINVSSNSGSIEISYLGFSTRVINFTLTNGSADLGAISMVADADALAEVVIVGTGIIDLATDRQTPVAVSTVTAQEIQLKSAGNREFTESFKNVPSVYVSNQAGGFGDSQVFLRGFDDTNTAYLLNGQPINSQEDGRLFWSNWAGMADVANAVQVQRGLGSSKLAISSVGGTVNIVSKTTEQKQGGFVRFLAGNDSYFKGTASYNTGVNDKGWAFSFLVDHWQAYRKYSEGTQGQGQNYLFSVGYKPNDKHAFNFLITGAPQWHDQNFSDDLETYEQFGEKYNGNSGFRDGERFTERRNYYHKPVANLNWDFDINESLDLSTVLYASWGRGGGTGMLGRGSRVRGMDGRILWDEIVQNNIDDSDNGIGNFSDSRVRRASINNHNWYGMLSNLNIEANENWSFNVGFDGRLYNGDHWRQINDLVGLTGFQDNFRTDRPDDYTFTNTYEADPWAALFDFADEEDRTQYDYSENINYLGGFGQAEYRTDHFSAFFQGALSTQSFQREGRFIGTGDGLGKSEKLNKTGYNVKGGLSYSWDEKSTVFGNAGFFSRQPFLDNIFQDIRNSNTIITPEIDNEEITGFEGGYRFKSSNFRLNVDVYYTEWANRFVQTGGEDDSDPENPVFFTDRFTGVTQVHQGVEFDFEYRPDLGGWRLRGYGSIGNWKYDGETPFTRQNDDTGDFIITDGVLDLTGTKVGNAPQTSFGAGLSVNILENLIVDADYNIYTDLYGFVDPDDVIEAAQMGMTYQAERLPAYTLLDMGATYRFQLGDQRFVLRANCYNVTNEAYINQKNAFGYYLGIGRTYNASLRYNF; this is encoded by the coding sequence ATGAAAAGACTTTTACTATTAGTCTGTTTATTAGCGAGTTTCGTCGCTTTTTCACAAGGCACCTTAACGGGTAACGTGGTCGATACCGATCTGGGAGGACCATTGAACGGGGCCAATGTGTTGGAATCCGGAACCAGCAATGGTACGATCTCGGATTTCGATGGTAATTTCACCATCAATGTAAGTTCTAATTCAGGGTCTATTGAGATCAGTTATTTGGGTTTCAGCACTCGAGTGATCAACTTCACCCTGACCAACGGTTCGGCCGACTTGGGAGCTATTTCCATGGTAGCCGATGCCGACGCCCTGGCCGAGGTTGTTATTGTCGGTACAGGGATCATCGATTTGGCAACAGATCGACAAACCCCGGTAGCGGTTTCTACTGTGACTGCCCAGGAGATTCAGCTGAAGTCTGCGGGTAACCGGGAATTTACCGAGTCCTTCAAAAATGTACCATCGGTCTATGTGTCTAACCAAGCCGGAGGTTTTGGAGATAGCCAGGTATTCTTACGTGGTTTTGACGACACCAACACAGCCTATCTTTTGAATGGTCAGCCGATCAATAGTCAGGAAGATGGTCGTCTGTTCTGGTCTAACTGGGCCGGTATGGCCGATGTAGCCAATGCCGTTCAGGTTCAAAGGGGACTTGGATCTTCAAAACTAGCCATCTCGTCTGTAGGGGGTACGGTAAATATCGTTTCCAAGACAACCGAGCAAAAACAGGGAGGTTTTGTACGTTTCCTGGCCGGTAACGATAGTTACTTCAAAGGAACTGCTTCCTATAATACCGGAGTGAATGATAAGGGATGGGCTTTCTCTTTCCTGGTCGACCACTGGCAAGCCTACCGAAAGTACTCGGAAGGTACTCAGGGACAGGGGCAGAACTACTTGTTCTCTGTTGGGTACAAACCAAACGACAAGCACGCTTTCAACTTCTTGATCACCGGTGCTCCTCAGTGGCACGATCAGAACTTCTCTGACGATCTGGAAACCTACGAGCAATTTGGAGAAAAATATAACGGAAATTCCGGATTCAGGGATGGAGAACGCTTTACAGAGCGTCGTAATTACTACCATAAGCCGGTAGCCAACCTGAACTGGGATTTTGATATCAACGAATCATTGGATCTGTCTACTGTGTTGTACGCATCCTGGGGCCGCGGTGGTGGAACCGGAATGCTGGGACGAGGATCCAGAGTTCGCGGTATGGACGGACGTATCCTTTGGGACGAGATCGTTCAGAATAACATAGATGACTCCGACAACGGTATAGGGAACTTCAGTGATTCCCGAGTGCGAAGAGCGTCTATTAATAACCACAACTGGTACGGAATGCTATCTAACCTGAACATTGAGGCCAACGAGAACTGGTCTTTCAATGTTGGTTTTGATGGCCGACTGTACAATGGTGACCACTGGCGTCAGATCAACGACCTGGTCGGACTGACCGGTTTCCAGGATAATTTCCGTACCGATCGTCCAGACGACTACACCTTCACTAATACTTATGAGGCCGACCCTTGGGCAGCTTTGTTCGATTTTGCAGATGAAGAAGATCGTACCCAATATGACTATTCTGAGAATATCAATTACCTAGGTGGATTTGGTCAGGCCGAGTACCGTACCGATCACTTTTCTGCCTTCTTCCAGGGAGCTCTTTCTACACAGTCTTTCCAACGGGAAGGTCGCTTTATCGGAACCGGGGACGGTTTGGGTAAATCCGAGAAGCTGAACAAGACCGGTTACAATGTAAAAGGTGGTCTGTCTTATAGCTGGGACGAAAAATCAACCGTCTTTGGTAATGCCGGGTTCTTCTCACGTCAACCATTCCTGGACAACATCTTCCAAGACATTCGTAACTCCAATACCATAATCACACCAGAGATCGACAACGAGGAGATCACAGGTTTTGAAGGTGGATACCGCTTTAAGAGCAGCAACTTCCGTCTGAATGTCGATGTGTACTACACGGAGTGGGCTAACCGCTTTGTACAGACCGGTGGAGAGGACGATTCTGATCCGGAAAATCCGGTTTTCTTTACCGATCGCTTTACTGGGGTAACCCAGGTGCACCAAGGGGTGGAATTCGATTTCGAGTACCGACCTGACCTAGGTGGTTGGAGACTGCGTGGTTACGGTTCTATCGGTAACTGGAAGTATGACGGTGAGACTCCGTTCACTCGTCAGAATGACGATACCGGAGATTTCATCATCACCGACGGCGTATTGGATCTGACTGGAACCAAAGTGGGTAATGCCCCTCAGACTTCCTTCGGAGCCGGACTATCCGTTAACATCCTGGAAAACCTGATTGTCGATGCAGACTACAACATCTATACAGACCTGTACGGATTTGTTGATCCGGATGACGTGATCGAGGCCGCTCAAATGGGCATGACCTACCAGGCCGAGCGACTTCCTGCTTATACACTATTGGACATGGGTGCTACCTACAGATTCCAATTGGGTGATCAGCGTTTTGTCCTGCGAGCCAACTGTTACAATGTGACTAACGAGGCCTATATCAACCAGAAGAATGCCTTTGGTTATTACCTGGGTATTGGACGGACTTACAATGCCTCCCTGCGTTATAACTTCTAG
- a CDS encoding endonuclease/exonuclease/phosphatase family protein encodes MYYRIVALFFLCSPLNLCLGQNNQNENIKKSYRVHTIAFYNLENLFDTIDSPLTYDHEWTPTGKYRWTDKSYNQKLERLSETIALIGASTTDRSPVLIGVCEVENQKVLEDLINTEHLGQYNLRIIHHDSPDRRGIDVGLIYNPLYFIPTNTHSYELPLWDEKDLSKRYYTRDQLVVSGLLEDQMIHVIVNHWPSRRGGKMKSYKHRRAAARLTRSISDSLFERQPDAALIVMGDLNDDPVDKSVLSDLGSTDKIDQANSHSLYNPMIRMSKLGLGTLAWRDGWNLFDQILVSRKLITGKDNSFKLYRSGIFNPEFLITKTGPYKGYPMRAMQNGRYAGGYSDHFPVYIQLIRPVEE; translated from the coding sequence ATGTATTACAGAATTGTCGCTCTATTTTTCCTATGTTCTCCGCTTAACTTATGTCTTGGACAGAATAATCAGAATGAGAACATCAAAAAGTCATATCGCGTCCATACCATCGCATTCTACAACCTGGAAAACTTATTTGACACTATTGATAGCCCTTTGACCTATGATCATGAATGGACGCCAACAGGGAAATACCGATGGACTGATAAGAGCTACAACCAAAAACTCGAGCGGCTGAGCGAAACGATAGCTTTAATTGGAGCATCAACAACTGACCGCTCACCCGTTCTGATAGGAGTTTGTGAAGTAGAGAACCAGAAGGTTCTGGAAGACTTGATCAACACTGAACACCTAGGTCAATACAATTTGAGAATAATCCACCATGACTCACCAGACCGAAGAGGGATTGATGTGGGTCTGATCTACAATCCCCTCTACTTCATCCCAACAAATACCCATTCATACGAATTACCACTTTGGGACGAAAAGGACTTGAGCAAGCGATACTATACCCGTGACCAACTGGTGGTGAGCGGTCTACTTGAAGATCAAATGATACATGTGATCGTCAACCACTGGCCTTCCAGACGAGGTGGAAAGATGAAAAGTTACAAACACCGAAGAGCTGCAGCGCGATTAACACGTTCAATTTCCGATTCCCTTTTCGAACGACAACCAGATGCTGCATTGATCGTGATGGGAGACTTGAACGATGATCCAGTTGACAAAAGTGTACTTAGTGACTTGGGCTCTACTGATAAGATTGATCAAGCAAATAGTCACAGTCTTTACAACCCCATGATTCGAATGTCTAAGCTGGGGCTAGGGACCCTTGCCTGGCGCGATGGATGGAACTTATTCGATCAGATCCTGGTCTCTAGAAAACTTATAACCGGAAAAGACAACTCCTTCAAACTGTATAGATCAGGGATTTTCAACCCAGAATTCCTCATCACTAAAACTGGTCCTTATAAGGGCTACCCAATGCGGGCCATGCAAAACGGTCGGTATGCTGGTGGATATAGCGACCATTTCCCTGTTTATATACAGTTGATCCGACCAGTTGAAGAGTAA
- a CDS encoding DUF5689 domain-containing protein — translation MKHLVLLWFGLQLFYACQPIDRLTYQGEDIDFSSPERIVSIPALIGDYSQRTEPVLYNDSTLFVSGFVVSSDRSGNFYKELIIQDQPSNPESGLRVLINSTQLYTRYPIGRRIFIRLYGLTLDLANGIYTLGIADNSGMQGIHTKSEDYLIWRDTLEVQITPLNLNVSDLPEMEEESASAKSVNRWVSLADFQFNRNEVLSEPPMTFASESTDQFDGERLLESCLDNQQIILSTSVYSDFKSISLPEGRGEIHGILTKNFFGDAYNLVVNDPLDIEFVNAERCDPPPAFVFEDFNGFDGFDEVEDSGWRSVNLYYEELGWSLGEFDGNKYLQISGYNSDEDEIEVWLISPIVDMDQTVDESIALDIQTSFNNGAELRLWYSDDYNGEVEEANWYPLEITIPEGSESGFGEFEETVSQDLTHLVGTIHFAFSYSGSDPGATTRFHLDNWTVRGTSE, via the coding sequence ATGAAACATTTGGTCTTATTATGGTTTGGGCTACAACTATTTTACGCCTGTCAACCGATCGATAGGCTTACTTATCAAGGAGAAGATATCGACTTTTCTTCTCCGGAAAGAATAGTCTCTATCCCCGCTCTCATAGGAGACTATTCTCAAAGAACAGAACCCGTGCTTTACAATGATTCTACTTTGTTTGTAAGCGGGTTTGTCGTTTCTAGCGATCGCAGTGGAAATTTTTACAAAGAGCTCATCATTCAAGACCAACCTTCCAATCCAGAATCGGGGCTAAGGGTGTTGATCAATTCGACCCAGTTGTACACCAGGTATCCAATTGGCAGGAGGATTTTTATACGTCTTTACGGGCTTACACTAGACCTTGCCAATGGAATTTATACCCTGGGAATTGCTGATAATTCCGGAATGCAAGGAATTCATACTAAGTCGGAAGACTATCTTATCTGGAGGGATACACTTGAAGTTCAAATCACTCCATTGAACCTAAACGTTTCAGATTTGCCCGAAATGGAAGAAGAATCGGCTTCCGCGAAATCGGTTAACAGATGGGTCAGCCTGGCAGATTTTCAATTTAATCGCAATGAGGTGCTCTCAGAACCTCCTATGACTTTTGCGTCAGAATCAACTGATCAATTCGACGGGGAAAGGTTGTTGGAAAGTTGTCTGGACAATCAGCAAATTATTTTGAGTACTTCGGTGTATTCGGATTTCAAATCGATCTCATTGCCCGAAGGAAGAGGTGAAATTCATGGAATCCTAACTAAGAACTTCTTCGGGGATGCGTACAATCTTGTTGTGAATGACCCACTCGATATTGAATTCGTGAATGCGGAGCGCTGTGATCCACCCCCGGCCTTTGTGTTTGAAGATTTTAATGGATTTGATGGATTCGATGAAGTAGAAGATTCTGGGTGGAGAAGTGTCAATCTTTACTATGAGGAATTAGGCTGGTCATTGGGTGAATTCGACGGAAACAAATACCTCCAGATTTCAGGTTATAACTCTGACGAAGATGAAATTGAAGTGTGGTTGATCAGCCCCATAGTCGACATGGATCAAACGGTAGATGAAAGTATTGCTTTGGATATCCAAACCAGTTTTAACAATGGCGCAGAACTGAGACTTTGGTACTCCGATGACTATAACGGCGAAGTTGAAGAGGCAAATTGGTATCCCTTGGAGATAACTATCCCTGAAGGGTCGGAAAGTGGCTTTGGAGAATTCGAAGAAACTGTATCCCAAGACCTCACCCATCTCGTGGGGACTATACATTTTGCCTTTTCCTATTCGGGCTCAGACCCTGGCGCAACCACTCGTTTTCATTTGGATAATTGGACAGTGAGAGGGACAAGTGAATAA
- a CDS encoding type II toxin-antitoxin system RelE/ParE family toxin: MKARFEVVLLEEAIIFLDSLDGKTREKILFNLDNSRFVIDPKLFKKLAENVWEFRTIYKGISYRLFAFWDKRDNVRTLVIVSHGFKKKMNRVPIREIRKTQKIRLTYINNEN, from the coding sequence GTGAAAGCGAGGTTTGAAGTAGTCTTACTTGAAGAGGCAATTATTTTTCTTGACAGTCTCGATGGAAAGACCAGGGAAAAAATTTTATTTAATCTTGACAATTCGAGATTTGTAATTGACCCTAAGTTATTTAAAAAGCTGGCTGAGAATGTCTGGGAGTTTCGCACAATTTACAAAGGAATTAGTTATCGTTTATTCGCTTTTTGGGACAAGAGGGATAATGTAAGAACACTAGTTATTGTTAGTCACGGTTTTAAAAAGAAAATGAATAGAGTGCCGATAAGAGAAATTAGAAAGACTCAAAAAATCAGATTAACTTATA